In Persicimonas caeni, a single window of DNA contains:
- a CDS encoding type II secretion system protein GspK codes for MLDFIAKATMRTLDALDRPAQNPMKGRPRGIALIVVTVTVGILATAVVEYAYSTRVNLSMSSNNADKVRSYYLARSAVNISRLLLSFQYALQSESREAGRGEDADDMAQLISRAMRRSNFQMYQYVDLLMKPFNSGKLESPVGGIDLKDSGVEGFGEFGGDFTVEIIPEEGKVDINRFNTDQISEGDLQEICAMIVDSSYDSIFEEKDEWGETLDRALVMERMVNYIDLNTQGLELTPDCTIRSSSGDEQRPYDRAERDTEPRDAKLTHLDELYQVEGVSDTFMKAFGEQMTVYPVGRPNLNVATAPIFYSVLCRNVEAQNGIAPRSGNEGSASPFNLCARDPQIRSQVLYFALALDGVRQFFSDPMSVLMAYVGSTESKLLPSAKKGQPVAFLSVSQLPSYVEDFKRNPQVMAQFLMYSPTYQQLVAANPALQVDPLNPQFPQWTVNFDRTGLMRSVSSRTPSIYRLRAKGTYGSSETVIETVIDFGKTVRRLPGEKQLTENVDDPEEVKELKKALRETREAMPKGRVLYWREK; via the coding sequence ATGCTCGATTTTATCGCCAAAGCGACGATGAGGACGCTCGACGCGCTCGACCGTCCCGCGCAAAACCCCATGAAGGGGCGCCCGCGGGGCATCGCGTTGATCGTGGTCACGGTCACAGTGGGCATCTTGGCCACCGCGGTGGTCGAGTACGCCTATTCGACCCGCGTCAACTTGTCGATGTCGTCGAATAACGCCGACAAGGTGCGCAGCTATTACCTGGCGCGCTCGGCGGTCAATATCAGCCGGCTTCTGCTGTCGTTCCAATACGCGCTGCAGTCGGAGTCGCGCGAGGCCGGCCGCGGCGAGGACGCCGACGACATGGCCCAGCTCATCAGCCGGGCGATGCGCCGCAGCAACTTCCAGATGTACCAGTACGTCGACCTTCTGATGAAACCGTTCAACTCGGGCAAGCTCGAAAGCCCGGTCGGCGGCATCGACCTGAAGGACTCCGGCGTCGAGGGCTTCGGGGAGTTCGGCGGCGATTTCACCGTCGAGATCATCCCCGAGGAGGGCAAGGTCGACATCAACCGGTTCAACACCGACCAGATCTCGGAGGGCGACCTCCAGGAGATCTGCGCGATGATCGTCGACAGCTCCTACGACAGCATCTTCGAGGAGAAGGACGAGTGGGGAGAAACCCTCGACCGCGCGCTGGTCATGGAGCGGATGGTCAACTATATCGACCTGAACACGCAGGGCTTGGAGCTGACGCCCGACTGCACGATCCGCTCGTCGAGCGGCGACGAGCAGCGCCCTTACGATCGCGCCGAGCGCGACACCGAGCCGCGCGACGCCAAGCTGACCCACCTCGACGAGCTGTACCAGGTCGAAGGGGTCAGCGACACGTTCATGAAGGCGTTCGGCGAGCAGATGACCGTCTATCCGGTCGGCCGGCCGAACCTCAACGTGGCCACCGCCCCGATCTTCTACTCGGTGCTGTGCCGCAACGTCGAAGCCCAGAACGGCATCGCCCCGCGAAGTGGGAATGAAGGCAGCGCCTCACCGTTCAACTTGTGCGCTCGCGACCCGCAGATTCGCTCCCAGGTGCTCTATTTCGCCCTGGCGCTCGACGGGGTCCGCCAATTCTTCTCCGACCCGATGTCGGTCTTGATGGCCTACGTGGGCAGCACCGAGAGCAAGCTGCTGCCGTCGGCCAAAAAGGGCCAGCCGGTCGCGTTTTTGAGCGTCAGCCAGCTCCCCTCGTATGTCGAGGATTTCAAGCGCAATCCGCAGGTGATGGCGCAGTTTCTGATGTACTCGCCGACCTACCAGCAACTGGTGGCGGCCAACCCGGCCCTGCAGGTCGACCCGCTCAACCCGCAATTTCCCCAGTGGACGGTCAACTTCGACCGCACCGGGTTGATGCGGTCGGTCTCCTCGCGCACCCCGAGCATCTATCGGCTGCGCGCCAAGGGGACCTACGGGTCGAGCGAGACGGTCATCGAGACGGTGATCGACTTCGGCAAGACCGTGCGCCGGCTGCCCGGTGAGAAGCAATTGACCGAGAACGTTGACGACCCCGAGGAAGTCAAAGAGCTCAAGAAAGCGCTGCGTGAAACACGCGAAGCAATGCCGAAAGGCCGCGTGCTTTACTGGCGAGAAAAATGA
- the pilM gene encoding pilus assembly protein PilM, which translates to MANHIIGLDFGTHSIKLVRIERGRDPQVIGYDEEPLPRLNERPAPAGNATEAGDEFEDAPTQVRHRDDVAGAQGEDGGPPPMPGGPETEAPQNEAAGDDHFGPEDDEPTDDAQSDDEHADDTGRWEAALDRLIERGAFDDDGLVVTFLPNGQAMSIHQPVPFAERSKVENILPHMLNDRLPVDPSKVVYDFQLIESTVEEGAEAVVGFARKEQVGEFLGELKRQHVDPAVLGIPELLLTYALERCAPVDEGTYAVVDIGHEYTRVLVLHQREPAVARSVQFGGHNLTKAIAERFDSTYEQAENLKENHAKILGPEDAPSGNQRLVSDALEQSLKPFVRDLRRTFQSLYARTRIKIDEIYVCGGTSKLGNLPEFMSREFGVPVRRFPIDRIPGMPLQPGDEVSKAPLAMAASAALQQIDGRDEERLIDLRKDEFTYRGKSSYLRSQMVKYGAAAAVLLFLLVGMLFSQKIQMEAQRDAMRAALTQQTTKLFGEPVYTNDKIKKRLTGESSSKKGYIPEMSAYQLYYELASNISQDIDLTISRFEVDVDRNVAQVYGETTSPQAVEQLMDNMRQLECLKDVRQEGELKIKGDSEVDFHLHISSECS; encoded by the coding sequence ATGGCAAACCATATCATCGGCCTCGACTTTGGCACCCACTCGATCAAGCTCGTGCGCATCGAGCGCGGGCGAGATCCGCAGGTGATCGGCTACGACGAAGAGCCGCTGCCGAGGTTGAACGAGCGCCCTGCCCCTGCTGGCAACGCCACTGAGGCGGGCGACGAATTCGAAGACGCTCCGACCCAGGTGCGCCACCGCGACGACGTCGCCGGTGCGCAGGGCGAAGACGGCGGACCGCCGCCCATGCCCGGCGGCCCCGAGACCGAGGCGCCCCAGAACGAGGCGGCCGGCGACGATCACTTCGGCCCGGAAGACGACGAGCCGACCGACGACGCGCAATCAGACGACGAGCACGCCGACGACACGGGTCGCTGGGAGGCCGCCCTCGACCGGCTCATCGAGCGCGGTGCGTTCGATGACGACGGCCTGGTGGTCACCTTCCTGCCCAACGGGCAGGCCATGTCGATCCACCAGCCGGTGCCCTTCGCCGAGCGCAGCAAGGTCGAGAATATCTTGCCGCATATGCTCAACGACCGGCTGCCGGTCGACCCGAGCAAGGTCGTCTACGACTTCCAGCTCATCGAGAGCACCGTCGAGGAAGGCGCCGAGGCGGTCGTGGGCTTCGCGCGCAAAGAGCAAGTCGGCGAGTTTCTGGGCGAGCTCAAGCGCCAGCACGTCGACCCGGCGGTCTTGGGCATCCCCGAGCTTCTGCTGACCTACGCGCTCGAGCGCTGCGCCCCGGTCGACGAGGGCACCTACGCGGTCGTCGACATCGGCCACGAGTACACCCGCGTGCTGGTGCTCCACCAGCGCGAGCCGGCCGTGGCTCGCTCGGTGCAGTTCGGCGGCCACAACCTGACGAAGGCGATCGCCGAGCGCTTCGACTCGACCTACGAGCAGGCCGAAAACCTCAAAGAGAACCACGCCAAGATCTTGGGGCCCGAAGACGCCCCCAGCGGCAACCAGCGGCTGGTCAGCGACGCGCTCGAGCAATCGCTCAAGCCGTTCGTGCGCGACCTTCGGCGCACCTTCCAGTCGCTGTATGCGCGCACCCGCATCAAGATCGACGAGATCTACGTGTGCGGCGGCACCAGCAAGCTTGGGAACCTGCCCGAGTTCATGAGCCGCGAGTTCGGCGTGCCCGTTCGCCGCTTCCCCATCGACCGCATCCCCGGCATGCCCTTGCAGCCGGGCGACGAGGTGAGCAAGGCCCCGCTGGCCATGGCCGCCTCGGCCGCGCTCCAGCAGATCGACGGCCGCGACGAAGAGCGCCTCATCGACCTGCGCAAAGACGAGTTCACCTACCGCGGCAAGTCGAGCTACCTGCGCTCGCAGATGGTCAAATACGGCGCCGCCGCGGCCGTGCTCCTCTTCTTGCTGGTGGGCATGCTCTTCAGCCAAAAGATCCAGATGGAGGCCCAGCGCGACGCCATGCGCGCCGCGCTGACCCAGCAGACCACCAAGCTCTTCGGCGAGCCGGTCTACACCAACGACAAGATCAAGAAGCGACTCACGGGCGAGAGCTCGAGCAAAAAGGGCTACATCCCCGAGATGAGCGCCTACCAGCTCTACTACGAGCTCGCCTCCAATATCTCCCAAGATATCGACCTGACGATCAGCCGCTTCGAGGTCGACGTCGACCGCAATGTCGCCCAGGTCTACGGCGAGACGACCAGCCCTCAGGCCGTCGAGCAGCTCATGGACAACATGCGCCAGCTCGAGTGCCTCAAGGACGTGCGCCAAGAGGGCGAGCTCAAGATCAAGGGCGACTCCGAGGTCGACTTTCACCTGCATATTTCCAGTGAGTGTTCCTGA
- the gspN gene encoding type II secretion system protein GspN — protein sequence MDRPLVRITAYVAFGVATFLVALVLTFPDQRLKEIATVQLESQLGGKYNVEIEDLDLWWLSGVELENVTLSERVADTASDDDAQGGGPTDDANGGRPSGKSDDGGGPPNKQPMRITVPSIAAGFSPLASIANFAPTVDFLVDLGGGDISGNYVHGGDKREVNVDIDDIDLSKTKIIDSFLGVPVLGTLGGEINLELDPKRPLLTGGKITLTGRQLMVDEATIHTDQLGPMAFIDVPPTSFGSLDANLVINKPKGSPTPTVDFKRFEFHEGRDVRGQIWGDLELGRNMASSRAKLKMRFQFEDKYIRSNDLSSVLQMKWFREGKAKEWYGFVLWGRLAKPRFKGAPTAASGPQADAGNKGAKSAPKGKK from the coding sequence ATGGACCGTCCCCTTGTACGAATCACGGCCTACGTCGCCTTCGGAGTGGCCACCTTTCTGGTCGCCCTGGTGCTGACCTTCCCGGACCAGCGCCTCAAAGAGATCGCGACGGTGCAGCTCGAAAGCCAGCTCGGCGGCAAATACAACGTCGAGATCGAGGACCTCGATCTGTGGTGGCTCAGCGGCGTCGAGCTCGAAAACGTCACCCTCTCCGAGCGCGTGGCCGACACGGCGAGCGACGACGACGCCCAGGGCGGAGGCCCCACCGACGACGCCAACGGCGGTCGCCCCTCGGGCAAATCCGACGACGGCGGCGGGCCGCCCAACAAGCAGCCCATGCGCATCACCGTGCCGAGCATCGCCGCCGGCTTCTCGCCGCTTGCCAGCATCGCCAACTTCGCCCCCACGGTCGATTTCCTGGTCGACCTTGGCGGCGGTGACATCAGCGGCAACTACGTGCACGGCGGCGACAAGCGCGAGGTCAACGTCGACATCGACGACATCGACCTGTCGAAGACCAAGATCATCGACTCCTTTCTGGGTGTGCCCGTGCTGGGCACCCTGGGCGGCGAGATCAACCTCGAGCTCGACCCCAAGCGCCCGCTGTTGACCGGCGGCAAGATCACGCTGACAGGCCGCCAGCTCATGGTCGACGAGGCCACCATCCACACCGACCAGCTCGGCCCGATGGCCTTCATCGACGTGCCCCCGACGAGCTTCGGCAGCCTCGACGCCAACCTGGTCATCAACAAGCCCAAGGGAAGCCCCACCCCCACGGTCGACTTCAAGCGCTTCGAGTTCCACGAGGGACGCGACGTGCGCGGCCAGATCTGGGGCGACCTCGAACTCGGCCGCAACATGGCCTCGAGCCGCGCCAAGCTCAAGATGCGCTTCCAGTTCGAGGACAAGTATATCCGCTCGAACGACCTCTCGAGCGTCCTTCAGATGAAGTGGTTCCGCGAGGGCAAAGCCAAAGAATGGTACGGCTTCGTCCTGTGGGGCCGCCTCGCCAAGCCGCGCTTCAAGGGCGCCCCGACCGCCGCCAGCGGCCCGCAGGCCGACGCGGGCAACAAGGGCGCGAAGAGCGCGCCGAAGGGCAAAAAGTAA
- a CDS encoding IS3 family transposase gives MIAEAVSHGARQAQACRTLGISERTIQRWRKDPQAEDARQGPHSRCAHALTDEERAQVVAIATGREFCDVSPRQIVCSLADRGEYVASESTFYRVLREEKMMTHRQPSRPPKPRPKPELVAASPGQVWVWDITYLPTQVRGRFVYLYWIMDLFSRKIVGFSVEDQESMELSSRLIEKTILAEQVEASGLCIHADNGAAMKGSTLLATLERLEVAASFSRPGVSNDNPHCESSFRTLKYRPGYPKKPLDGVHEWSEWVEAFVRWYNTEHYHSGIGWVTPEQRHAGEDVELLQRRQKLYEQARQKNPARWSRRPRGWTRPEEVRLAPLNLQET, from the coding sequence ATGATCGCAGAGGCGGTCTCCCACGGCGCGCGTCAGGCCCAGGCCTGTCGGACCCTGGGCATCAGCGAGCGCACCATACAGCGGTGGCGAAAAGACCCGCAGGCCGAGGACGCTCGCCAGGGACCCCACAGTCGGTGTGCGCACGCGCTCACCGACGAGGAGCGAGCACAGGTGGTCGCCATCGCCACAGGTCGTGAATTCTGTGATGTGAGCCCCCGGCAGATCGTATGCAGCCTGGCCGACCGGGGCGAGTATGTCGCCAGCGAGTCGACATTTTACCGCGTGTTGCGCGAAGAGAAGATGATGACCCACCGCCAGCCAAGCCGGCCGCCGAAGCCCAGGCCGAAGCCCGAATTAGTGGCCGCCAGCCCCGGCCAGGTCTGGGTGTGGGATATCACATACTTGCCCACCCAGGTACGCGGCCGGTTTGTCTACCTTTACTGGATCATGGACTTGTTCAGCCGCAAGATCGTCGGCTTTAGCGTCGAAGACCAAGAATCGATGGAGCTGTCGAGCCGCCTCATTGAAAAGACGATCCTCGCCGAACAGGTCGAGGCGAGCGGACTTTGCATCCACGCCGACAACGGGGCTGCGATGAAGGGCTCGACGCTTCTGGCGACGCTGGAGCGCCTGGAGGTGGCCGCTTCGTTTAGCCGCCCGGGCGTCTCCAACGACAACCCTCACTGCGAATCGAGCTTTCGCACGCTCAAATACCGGCCTGGCTACCCCAAAAAGCCGCTCGACGGCGTGCATGAATGGTCTGAGTGGGTCGAGGCGTTTGTCCGCTGGTACAACACCGAGCACTATCACAGCGGGATCGGCTGGGTGACCCCCGAGCAGCGCCACGCGGGCGAAGACGTCGAGCTGCTACAAAGACGCCAAAAGCTCTATGAACAGGCGCGCCAAAAGAATCCCGCACGCTGGAGTCGAAGGCCGCGAGGATGGACGCGCCCCGAAGAGGTGCGGCTTGCGCCGCTCAATTTACAAGAGACGTAG
- a CDS encoding transposase — MSPYPKELKERLVRRMLDEKISPESLAELSGVGKTTLWRWRKAALDGALRAEAKPESAPERRSSAEKLRLVMAAEALEGKEFGAFLREEGVHTSDLRRWRAQMYEGLDGRTRAKKEATQKLRQAQRDKRELESELRRKEAALAETAALLVLSKKARRLWGDEDAPMIGKSDKSSST, encoded by the coding sequence ATGAGTCCATATCCTAAAGAGCTAAAAGAGCGTCTTGTTCGACGGATGCTCGACGAAAAGATCAGCCCGGAGAGCCTGGCCGAGCTGAGCGGCGTGGGCAAGACGACGCTTTGGCGGTGGAGAAAGGCGGCGCTCGATGGTGCCTTGCGTGCTGAGGCAAAGCCAGAGTCGGCACCCGAGAGACGCTCTTCGGCCGAAAAGCTGCGTCTTGTGATGGCCGCCGAGGCGCTCGAGGGCAAGGAGTTTGGCGCTTTCCTGCGCGAGGAAGGAGTGCATACAAGCGACCTTCGACGCTGGAGAGCGCAGATGTACGAGGGGCTTGATGGACGCACCAGGGCCAAGAAGGAGGCCACCCAGAAGCTGCGCCAGGCCCAACGGGACAAGCGCGAACTCGAAAGCGAGCTTCGCCGAAAGGAGGCCGCGCTGGCCGAGACGGCCGCCTTGTTGGTGCTCTCAAAAAAGGCGCGCCGGTTGTGGGGGGACGAGGACGCTCCCATGATCGGCAAGAGCGACAAGTCATCCTCGACATGA